One segment of bacterium DNA contains the following:
- the tgt gene encoding tRNA guanosine(34) transglycosylase Tgt: MSHFTITNTSATSAARAGEFVLPHGTIQTPTFMPIGTVGAVKHMTPAELRTAGAQIILSNTYHLMLRPGTDELARRGGLHRFMGWDGPILTDSGGYQAFSLGAKSTARGGENMVTFTEAGVRFRSHLDNSRQVLTPESVIDHQRKIGSDIAMVLDVCPPQPCSHEELVAAVAQTTRWAKRAKAYWDRTRASSAGALFGIVQGGSDPELRRQSAAELIALDFDGYAIGGVAVGEEREAIRRAIAIAAPLLPAEKPRYLMGLGTPDDIVRAVAHGVDMFDCVLPTRDARHGRMYRWVDRSVQLLGDSSAHHGAWYNRVAITRAEFRGDDGPIDATCPCAACASFSLAYLRHLTAIGEPLGARLLTVHNLTFYFQLMRKLQEEITVPA; the protein is encoded by the coding sequence ATGTCTCATTTTACGATTACGAATACGAGTGCGACTTCCGCTGCGCGAGCGGGAGAGTTTGTGCTGCCGCACGGAACGATACAGACGCCGACGTTCATGCCGATCGGTACCGTAGGTGCCGTGAAGCACATGACACCCGCAGAGCTTCGGACCGCAGGGGCACAGATCATCTTGAGCAACACGTACCACCTCATGCTGCGGCCAGGGACGGACGAGCTCGCGCGACGAGGCGGGTTGCATCGCTTCATGGGGTGGGACGGGCCGATCCTCACGGACAGCGGTGGGTACCAGGCCTTCTCGCTCGGTGCGAAGAGCACGGCGCGTGGTGGGGAGAACATGGTGACGTTCACGGAAGCAGGTGTGCGATTTCGATCGCACCTCGACAACAGTCGGCAGGTGCTCACGCCGGAGTCCGTCATTGATCACCAGCGCAAGATCGGGAGCGACATCGCGATGGTGCTCGACGTGTGCCCGCCGCAGCCGTGCTCGCACGAGGAGCTCGTGGCCGCAGTGGCGCAGACGACGCGTTGGGCAAAGCGCGCGAAAGCGTACTGGGACCGCACGCGCGCGTCGTCCGCGGGGGCGCTGTTCGGTATCGTCCAGGGCGGGTCGGACCCCGAGCTTCGACGACAGAGCGCGGCGGAGCTCATCGCACTTGATTTCGACGGGTACGCGATCGGTGGCGTTGCGGTGGGGGAGGAGCGCGAGGCGATCCGACGCGCGATCGCGATTGCAGCGCCGCTCCTGCCGGCAGAGAAGCCGCGCTACCTCATGGGCCTCGGGACGCCGGATGACATCGTACGCGCTGTGGCGCATGGTGTGGACATGTTCGATTGCGTGCTGCCGACGCGGGACGCGCGTCATGGCCGCATGTACCGATGGGTGGATCGCAGTGTGCAGCTCCTCGGGGATAGCAGTGCACATCACGGGGCGTGGTACAATAGGGTTGCGATCACACGCGCGGAGTTCCGTGGCGATGATGGGCCCATTGACGCGACGTGTCCGTGTGCTGCGTGCGCGTCGTTTTCGCTCGCGTACTTGCGCCACCTCACCGCGATTGGTGAGCCACTCGGAGCGCGGTTGCTCACCGTGCATAACCTCACGTTCTATTTTCAGCTCATGCGGAAGCTCCAGGAGGAGATCACCGTGCCGGCATGA
- a CDS encoding putative glycoside hydrolase, protein MFAAFVLTVALLTSGTLAGVFDQPPDLDAPLRAIYLTSGGAASSSFDRYVEIVASTEVNAIVIDLKDPDGRIAFRPVTEPIRAIAPERYTIKDLPRKLDAIHAAGGSAIARVAVFQDNWFAERHPTEALQRPGGALWRDSIGYAWLDAASPVTSQYAVDMAHEAAALGFDEVNFDYIRFPSDGALRSIVFPHWDGETPKTEIVRRFGETIKRDVGGSGIRTSADVFGLSFYAADGMGIGQHLETFAPYFDVLAPMVYPSHYASGFGGHANPADAPYDVINRTLERGMARIAALPEEQRPAVRPWLQDFNLGAVYTDAMVRAQMQAVDDNGGSGWMLWNPVGRFHTGALHREGMRASGTE, encoded by the coding sequence ATGTTTGCCGCATTTGTCCTCACGGTTGCATTGCTCACCAGCGGGACGCTGGCGGGTGTGTTCGATCAACCGCCGGACCTCGATGCGCCCCTGCGAGCGATCTACCTCACTTCTGGTGGTGCGGCGAGTTCGTCATTCGACCGATACGTGGAGATCGTTGCCTCGACTGAAGTCAATGCGATTGTCATAGACCTCAAGGACCCGGATGGACGCATTGCGTTTCGACCGGTAACAGAACCCATCCGCGCGATCGCGCCGGAGCGTTACACGATCAAGGATTTGCCTCGAAAACTCGATGCCATCCATGCGGCGGGCGGTTCTGCGATCGCGCGAGTCGCAGTTTTTCAGGACAATTGGTTCGCCGAGCGTCATCCAACCGAGGCACTGCAGCGGCCCGGCGGCGCGCTCTGGCGCGACAGCATTGGGTACGCATGGCTCGATGCGGCATCACCGGTCACCAGCCAGTACGCCGTTGACATGGCGCATGAGGCCGCCGCGTTGGGATTTGACGAGGTGAACTTCGACTACATACGGTTTCCGTCCGATGGTGCGCTCCGGAGCATCGTGTTCCCGCACTGGGATGGTGAGACACCAAAGACCGAGATCGTGCGGCGGTTTGGTGAGACGATCAAGCGGGATGTAGGCGGTTCGGGCATCCGTACCTCTGCGGACGTCTTTGGGCTTTCCTTCTACGCGGCAGATGGCATGGGCATCGGCCAGCACCTCGAGACGTTTGCGCCGTACTTTGATGTGCTCGCGCCAATGGTCTACCCCTCGCACTACGCGAGTGGATTTGGTGGGCATGCAAATCCCGCCGATGCACCCTACGATGTCATCAATCGCACGCTCGAGCGCGGTATGGCGCGCATCGCTGCGCTGCCAGAGGAGCAGCGTCCAGCGGTGCGGCCGTGGCTCCAGGATTTTAACCTCGGTGCCGTCTACACCGACGCAATGGTACGCGCACAGATGCAGGCAGTGGATGATAACGGCGGCTCCGGTTGGATGCTCTGGAATCCCGTGGGGAGGTTCCATACGGGCGCTCTCCATCGCGAGGGAATGCGCGCGTCGGGCACAGAGTGA
- the mraZ gene encoding division/cell wall cluster transcriptional repressor MraZ, with translation MFIGEYRHSIDEKGRLAVPTKYRAKLAKGAVVTRGLDRCLTIYPAESWKALAGKLASLPISKSNTRSFSRFLLAGAMDVELDKQGRIVIPEYLRAFAGMGKSVVVAGLYDRLEVWDQDAWERYRTTAEQGSDAVAEALEGELGI, from the coding sequence ATGTTCATCGGAGAATACCGCCACAGCATTGATGAGAAGGGGCGGCTCGCGGTGCCGACGAAGTACCGTGCGAAGCTCGCCAAGGGTGCAGTCGTCACACGTGGGCTCGATCGCTGCTTGACTATCTATCCAGCGGAATCGTGGAAGGCACTCGCAGGGAAACTCGCATCACTGCCTATCAGTAAGTCCAATACCCGTTCATTTTCGCGGTTTCTGCTCGCAGGAGCGATGGATGTGGAGCTCGACAAGCAAGGACGGATCGTCATTCCGGAGTACCTGCGTGCGTTTGCCGGAATGGGAAAGTCCGTCGTGGTTGCCGGTCTCTACGATCGCCTGGAGGTGTGGGATCAGGACGCATGGGAGCGCTACCGCACGACGGCCGAGCAGGGATCTGATGCCGTGGCGGAGGCGCTCGAGGGAGAGTTGGGGATTTAG
- the rsmH gene encoding 16S rRNA (cytosine(1402)-N(4))-methyltransferase RsmH translates to MEHVPVLLREVVSHLGLRPDDDAIDCTFGSGGYTCAMLRETAPDGRVLAIDRDPSVRGASIDERVVLVHGSFQDIDTTAAETGFLAPRAIVADLGLSSPQLADPDRGFSFQHDGPLDMRFDPTSDQPTAASLIATLPKEHLERIIREYGEERHARAIAAAIVDRRARKPLTTTGDLADCIVAILPKRGKVHPATRTFQALRIAVNDELATIRLSIPKMLALVAPGGRVAIVSFHSLEDRIVKQEFQGAEERGWGTRITKKPVTPSSEELESNPRSRSAKLRVIARRT, encoded by the coding sequence ATGGAACACGTCCCCGTGCTCCTCCGAGAGGTCGTTTCGCACCTTGGGCTGCGGCCAGATGATGATGCGATTGATTGCACGTTCGGTTCGGGTGGCTACACGTGTGCGATGCTCCGCGAGACAGCTCCGGATGGTCGAGTCCTCGCGATTGATCGTGATCCGAGCGTCCGCGGTGCGAGCATTGATGAGCGGGTGGTGCTCGTGCACGGCTCATTCCAGGACATTGACACCACCGCAGCGGAGACGGGGTTTCTCGCGCCGCGCGCGATCGTCGCCGATCTCGGCCTCTCCTCGCCTCAGCTCGCCGATCCAGACCGCGGGTTCAGCTTCCAGCACGACGGTCCGCTGGACATGCGGTTTGATCCGACGAGCGACCAACCAACCGCGGCATCACTCATCGCCACGCTGCCGAAGGAGCATCTCGAGCGGATCATTCGCGAGTACGGCGAGGAACGCCACGCGCGCGCGATCGCTGCGGCAATCGTAGACCGACGTGCACGGAAGCCGCTCACGACTACCGGCGATCTCGCGGACTGCATTGTGGCCATCCTGCCCAAGCGTGGGAAGGTCCACCCTGCGACGCGAACATTCCAGGCCCTCCGCATTGCGGTGAACGATGAGCTCGCGACGATACGGCTATCCATTCCGAAGATGCTCGCGCTTGTTGCTCCTGGCGGACGTGTCGCAATCGTGAGCTTCCACTCGCTTGAGGATCGGATCGTCAAGCAGGAGTTCCAGGGTGCGGAGGAACGTGGTTGGGGCACCCGCATCACGAAGAAGCCCGTGACACCGTCGAGCGAGGAGCTTGAGTCGAACCCTCGGAGCCGATCTGCAAAACTTCGCGTCATTGCGCGCCGCACCTGA